One Eurosta solidaginis isolate ZX-2024a chromosome 1, ASM4086904v1, whole genome shotgun sequence genomic window, actagggtctcgagatatacgccacaacgtggacccgggcacccctagaatgtgtttatacaatatggatattaaatgaaagctgttgatgagtgatttagtacaggctagttttcatacctattggtgactagggtctcgagatataggccaaaattaggacccggatacacctagaatgtgtttttacattatggatatcaaattgaagctgttgatgtgtgctttagtacagagtaagttttacaccgctgggtgactagggtctcgagatataggccaaaacatggacccggatacccctagaatgtgtgtgtattatggatatcaaatgaaagctgttgatgtgtgctttagtacagagtaagttttacaccgctgggtgactagggtctcgagatataggccaaaacatggacccggatacccctagaatgtgtgtgtattatgaatatcaaatgaaagctgttgatgtgtgctttagtacagagtaagttttacaccgctgggtgactagggtctcgagatataggccaaaacatggacccggatacccctagaatgtgtgtgtattatggatatcaaatgaaagctgttgatgtgtgctttagtacagagtaagttttacaccgctgggtgactagggtctcgagatataggccaaaacatggacccggatacccctagaatgtgtgtgtattatggatatcaaatgaaagctgttgctgagagctttaaagtaattttcattgtgatattcgatttagtcgcatcaacctggcaaaactgataaatatgcatgcgaagccgaaataaagacatgaattaataatacccacatacttatttacatacgtcctattcgatttgcctgaaatttggtatataaatttgcctatattagtatttacgatgcttttttccgggaggtagaccagagacggactgggattgtgattaggactaggactgggactgaggctgagactgagactcggagtgggactgggactgagactcggaatgggactggaacaaaatacataccaccaagaatgagaaaaacttgagagaagagaaaagagagaaggaaaagactgagaaagagatagaatgagacgaagatggcgatagatgaagcgaaaaatacggagggaggagtgaatacaaagattagggtaaagtgtagaggggcgagggcagagttagacggaaaaagcttattaaaatgtatgcagatagaccaaaaatttagggcagaacaacgtctgccggttctgctagtatcTAATAAAGAAAATGAGCCTTCAACTTTAATAACATTAAAAACATTAAACCCTAATAGATGGGCAGGACGTTATGatgtaccccagcgggttagaatatacccgcggtaggtatgcctatcgtaagaggcgactaaaataccagattcaaggggttgtgtagcgcaaccttttcaggttgccagcgcaatatatagcttctccaaacccaattttcatcctcaccttcgagcggcgaatcccgtttcactaacagacggggagggagggatggcctaaaggtttaatgtggccatataaatcgttcccgagatggttgggctagcaccttaatggagctgtgttaccggagcgtaccggatctgtatccggcaaaggaccatcacatcgataacactctccaaagccttcggggagcaaccttattgctacaacaacgtTATGATATCGATTTGCTTTAAaggtttaaagttaaagttttttgaaGTCAAAAATGCGCTTACGAAAGCATTCCCTTAGATTTCAAATCAGATGAAATAAAGCTGTTTTACTCAAAAACAAGATCGAAAACTAAAATTGTGTTATGTTATTGATTTTCCATTGCAAGATCCTACTTACAATCGATGCAGCCTCTAAAGCACTTCAGTGTAAAGCCGCCGATCTTTCAGATGccttaaaacgtttgaaaatttgtatatgtatacGAATTTGAAAGGTATCGCcatgatttttatttaaaaatggaaGTGAACAGTGTAGCAGAAATGTGGTCCATCAcccctgaattttctaaaacttGCAAAGGATGGTAAAACGCCATTTTGATGAGCTTTGCGAAGATGGGCGTCTCCAAGATCCGGAAAGTTTTTTCAAAGTGAACATATTGAaatgaatgaaattgtttcaaattctGGTGTTTTTCCGCCTtccactttaaaagttttaaatgcaCTGATCTACTAAAaaggctctagaatttgttgagatatataaaacaaaaaaacagggAAAGGCAAAGGAATAGAAAAATCGTCGTGTATTAGAGACATTGCTTATTTATTAATCATTTTATGTCTTGCAGCTTTCCTGAAATATGCACTGATTACTGTTCATTCTTACAACTCCTGTGACTTCAGCTAGAGCTGAAAGATCGTttttaaaactaaaattgataaaagcCTTCTTAACAAACTCTATGAGACAAGAAAGGTTACGTAACTTGGCTATTCTGTCTACTGAAAATTATATAGCCcgattttttaacttttatgatGTTATAGACACTTTTCCGAAACAGAAATctcgaaaaaacatttttcttaataaagatcttattgaaattaaatttttatttcattgtaaatgcattCAGGACTCCGCATTGGGCTAGCATGGACTACAAACCTTTCTCTCTTGCCTAAGAGAGGAGTCCTATGACCATTAGTGGGACATATACAACGTGTAATTGAATACGTTTAAAATCTCgaagtttatttaaattaaactgaGTGCAACGTGACGATTTTATTGATAGTTTCCCATCAAAACTTGCCACGGGCCCCAGACGGTATAGTTACGCCAGTTGTTTTACAAAGCCCTTCCTGATTAGTGGAGGTATTAATTAGTAAATCGAGTATACAGTTCGGTAGATATTGAATTGGGAAGTCCGGAGGTACTAATAACTtagaaattttagatttttgtgtTAGATTCCTATTGATCTAGGTAGGTGTGCGACATGCCTGTCTCATGGTAAAGTAgatgatatatacatatgtaaatatatattatgttaaaatatgtatgcatgtacttaTTTATTTTACTTCCAAAGTACGTTGAAAAACAGATAGAGCCCTAGCTTTTAATTTAGCATTTATGAGCAACGGTTGTGGAAAATCATATTCTCGTGCGGGTAAATTACACAATTGTCTACGTAATTTTAGATCCTGGCGTGCACTTAGAGCCCGACTATGACTGCCGCAAGCATTTGATATAAGGCTTTGACGCTGCAAACGATGCATACGTTCGCCAACTTGTAAGCAAGCTAATGGTAGCAAACGTTCAAAGTTGAAGGGAACATCGTCGATTTCTTCAATTGTTTTCTTGACAACTGTTTCCATTGTGACCCCGGCTATTTCTTTAGTACTTTCCTTATTCGTAGAGCCTTTGTTTTCATTATTTTCCTTTACGTTTTCATGTATGTTTATATCATTTTCAGTTTTAAGCGGGACTTTTtggtttatttcttttatttcttcgGCCAGTTTTTGTTTAGATTCAGCCAACACCTGTTTGGCATAGTTTTCACCAGCCATCGTTAATGAAATTCCCATATCTAAAATTATACGATGAGGTTGCCATTTCTGCTTTGCAGTTGTCGATTGTTCAGTAGATCCAGGTGCGGCATTTTCAGCTTGAAGTTTTGTTTCAGCAATTAGTGAAGCCCAATCAACCCCCAATGCATCACCAACACCTGTTAAAATATATAATTGTAtgtgagtatatatatatatttatgtacatatgtatattccactcagccgtaGACTTTGTTATGCCTCTTTCACATTCTTTACTACTTAATATTCCATTTATCCTTCTTCTAGCCCTCCCTTATTATATTTATCTGCCTCCCACTCCCAAATACAATAAATTCACTCACACTCACTCCCAATCCTTCGCCTAATCTATTCTCCACTCTCTGCCTCTCCCACCACAATTTTCTTATATACACGTCAAGTGGTTGCACGAATCCCCGCGTTTCACAATATGTAATGTTAAAAGAATATAGGTACCTTTGTTACGAGTATCTTCCTCCAATTCTCCATCGGAAATTTCTTCAAAATCAAGCATCTCATCATCTTCAGGTTTCTCATCTACAATTCCATTGCCATCAATGCTTCGTGTTAAATCTTCTTGTTCGGAAATGATTTCAGGCTTTGGATTCGAGTCGTCGTCAGTTTCAGTTCGACATTTTTTCTCTCCCTTATTCAGGATATCATCGTCGCTATCACTTATTTCACTTAGCTCACCACTTACTCTTCCACTACTCACTACAGGATTGCCAAGTGTTgacaagtttttcaattttttagaaataaaaCCCATAATCGGTGTTTTATTACTGGCATGGTCGTGGAAAATCTCTCCTGCTTCCGGTTTATCATCTATCAAAAACATTTCATGTTGCTGGCGTAATAGATTGCTGGCCTGCCCCAATATGCTTGGATTAGTTGTAGCATTCGCAGCACTTTGTGCTGCTGCTTTAGCCGCAGCAACAGCTGTGCTTGCCGCTGCCACGGCACTTGCTTGAGCTGCGGCTTTTGCAGCTGCGAAGGCAGCATGTTGGTTTTTTATTAGATTTGGATTTGTGTAAGTCATTTTCTTATTTGGAAATCTGGGATTACCACCAAGGTAACTAATACCTGATAATTGAGGTGGCATTCCCGTTAATGATGGTTGGTGTGACCTATAGTTTTGTGAGTGATCTGGTCCCGTAAACCCACCGCCTCTTCGAAAATTTCTACCGCCACGCTCGGTGCGATGGTGATGTATGATTGTGGGAATATTTCCTGTGCTACCACATGGCCGTTGCATTGGTTCTTCATCTTCACGCCAGTCATTTTGCCAACGGCGATCTATACTCTCGGGACGGTTAGTTAGTAAAGGTTTTTCACGCTGTGGCGGCATATCATGATGATCGTGATCAGTCCATGTATCTCTTTGCCCACTCTTTATACCGAAATTTGGCGTATCGCGTATAATTGTCGTTTCTGTTTTACTTATATTTTGACTCGAACCTTTTTGAACATCATCTGTATCCCAGTCTGGTTCTGAAGGTGCTCGTTGTTCCCGTGGTGGTATTTTTGCTGGCCCTGCACTGGGTCCAATTCCAATAACTGGCAAATTTCGTTTGGGGCCACCAACAAACCCTCCACGACCAGTTATAGGGGGTGTATCATTCCATTCATGCTCCCGGTTGTTATCCCAATCACCCTTCCATTCCTCGCGTACGCGTTCTCTATTTCGTATCAAACGTTCTCTTTCATCAGGATAAACTTCGTGTTCCGTTTCT contains:
- the Flacc gene encoding fl(2)d-associated complex component — encoded protein: MDKRSKEALRRYKKSRQQSSSDSSSSSESDSSGSSYSSSDSERHRRKKVRQTATSRRSSSSSIEERRKREKRDHCQKKLEAKRVHLKRKLKEAKLKKRAAAAAAALSGHIGHRALSPTTQAKLKKLAERKHQRAASKERREREKHRVAAARERERDHHRTDSRSPAKITKIRIHQDVKRQKSPPRVHHTMMSREKIIIQTRTRERTPSPTIERQRHEHKMRQEEQIRERDRRDRERERAEREAARDKERAEALARCQERQRERERLAREKLRREDDEKKYVGISGDRGERLLPRPAERELAIAASRGYNSREHSLEALERTRHLVKRDLDVYDRDREYIEAERRSLLSRDDMRREREFISPRRRELSPVGEHYTARLRDPRDIYAEEDRDRTYNRTYIEEAHHVREREDPWNHDIRERETHDLHDNRDQRDTRDPRDYRETEHEVYPDERERLIRNRERVREEWKGDWDNNREHEWNDTPPITGRGGFVGGPKRNLPVIGIGPSAGPAKIPPREQRAPSEPDWDTDDVQKGSSQNISKTETTIIRDTPNFGIKSGQRDTWTDHDHHDMPPQREKPLLTNRPESIDRRWQNDWREDEEPMQRPCGSTGNIPTIIHHHRTERGGRNFRRGGGFTGPDHSQNYRSHQPSLTGMPPQLSGISYLGGNPRFPNKKMTYTNPNLIKNQHAAFAAAKAAAQASAVAAASTAVAAAKAAAQSAANATTNPSILGQASNLLRQQHEMFLIDDKPEAGEIFHDHASNKTPIMGFISKKLKNLSTLGNPVVSSGRVSGELSEISDSDDDILNKGEKKCRTETDDDSNPKPEIISEQEDLTRSIDGNGIVDEKPEDDEMLDFEEISDGELEEDTRNKGVGDALGVDWASLIAETKLQAENAAPGSTEQSTTAKQKWQPHRIILDMGISLTMAGENYAKQVLAESKQKLAEEIKEINQKVPLKTENDINIHENVKENNENKGSTNKESTKEIAGVTMETVVKKTIEEIDDVPFNFERLLPLACLQVGERMHRLQRQSLISNACGSHSRALSARQDLKLRRQLCNLPAREYDFPQPLLINAKLKARALSVFQRTLEVK